From a region of the Cryptomeria japonica unplaced genomic scaffold, Sugi_1.0 HiC_scaffold_221, whole genome shotgun sequence genome:
- the LOC131868836 gene encoding G-type lectin S-receptor-like serine/threonine-protein kinase SD2-2, which produces MKCSRQDEKQFRAEISSLGNIQHVNFVRLRRFCAKGSRQLLVYDYMPKGSLNSILFTGSSKSKREVVDWKTQFEIALGTARGLLYLHEECRDHIIHCDVKLENILPDGDLSPNLVDFGLAKLVGRDFSHVPTTTRGTRGYLAPEWISCLPITPKVDVYSFGMTLLEIISGRRNLDLKVQDSSLVYFPPWPATQIQQGNTMNIVEEGVAEEANMEEMLEGKVEPQTPQVMDRPVDRSDTSSITYSHVTN; this is translated from the exons ATGAAGTGTTCACGACAAGATGAAAAGCAATTCCGAGCAGAAATTAGTTCTCTTGGCAACATACAACATGTCAATTTCGTCAGGCTACGACGGTTTTGTGCAAAAGGATCAAGACAGTTACTGGTTTATGATTACATGCCCAAGGGTTCTCTAAATTCTATACTGTTCACCGGTAGTTCCAAAAGTAAACGGGAGGTAGTCGACTGGAAGACCCAATTTGAGATCGCACTAGGCACTGCAAGAGGGTTACTTTATCTCCATGAAGAATGTCGAGATCACATCATTCACTGCGATGTTAAGCTGGAAAACATTCTGCCGGATGGTGATTTGTCACCTAATTTGGTCGATTTTGGGCTAGCAAAGCTTGTGGGTAGAGATTTTAGTCATGTGCCGACCACTACAAGGGGAACGAGAGGATACTTGGCTCCAGAGTGGATCTCCTGTCTTCCCATCACTCCCAAGGTTGACGTCTACAGTTTTGGTATGACACTCTTGGAAATCATTTCGGGGCGAAGAAATCTAGACTTAAAAGTGCAAGATTCAAGTTTGGTTTACTTTCCCCCATGGCCTGCAACTCAAATTCAGCAGGGGAACACAATGAACATTGTGGAGGAGGGTGTTGCAGAGGAGGCAAACATGGAAGAG ATGCTGGAAGGGAAGGTGGAGCCTCAAACTCCACAGGTTATGGACAGGCCAGTGGACCGAAGTGACACAAGCAGCATCACCTATAGCCATGTTACCAATTAG